The genomic interval TCGCGATGCCCATGACCAGGTTGTGCGTCACCAGCGCGGACTGCGAGGTGGTGAAGTGCAGCACCCACGGAGAGACGGCGCAGTAGAGGCCGACCAGGAAGACCGGCGCGTCCACCAGCGCCACGTCGCGACCGCCCATCACGCGTGCGTAGCGGTCGCTCATTTCCGGTGCATCGGGGTGTCCGGCCATGTCGTGGCCGACGTGCGAGACGTTTGACATCAGTTTCGTCCCCTTCGGATCATGCGGACCCGGTTACCGCCACACGCGGGAAGTGGCCCGCACTGTCCATTCTGCTCTTATCCGTCGCTTATGTGTAGGTTCAAGGCGACGTGATGTCCGCAGGATGCGCACCGGCCGGGCGGGGCCTCGCGGTGGGCCCGGTGGCCCACCGCGAGGGGCGCGATCAGGCGGCGGGCGGCATCAGGACCGTGTCGACGATGTAGACCGTGGCGTTGGCCGTGGGGACGTTGCCGCAGACGACCTTCGAGGAGTCGTTCACGGTGTACGCCATGTCCGAGCCCGAGGTCGTCAGCTCGCCCTTCTCCAGGGTCTCGAAGGAGCCCTTCTCCAGCTGCTTCGGCGTCAGCTTCTGGCCCACGACGTGGTACGTGAGGACCTTGGTGAGCGCGGCCTTGTCGGCGAGGAGCTTGTCGAGGTCGGCCTTCGGGACCTTGGCGAAGGCGTCGTTGGTCGGCGCGAACACGGTGATGTTCTGCGCGTTGTTGAGCGTGTCGACCAGGCCGGCCTTCTTGACCGCGGTGACCAGGGTGGACAGGGCCGGGTTGTGCGAGGCCGCCGTGGCCACCGGGTCCTTCGCCATGCCGCTGAAGGAGCCCGCGCCGCTCTTCGGGACCGAGGCGCAGGCGGGGCCGAAGGGCTTGTCCGTGTCCATGGACTTCTCGGCGGACGGCGAGGCGGGGGCCTTCGCGGAGCTGGCGCTCGATCCGGACGCGCTGTCCTTGGAGTCGTCGGAGCAGGCCGTCAGGGCCAGCGGCAGGACGAGCGCGGCGGACAGCGCGACGGCGGCGCGGCGGGCGTGGATGACCTTCATGGTGTTCTCCTGTTTGGGTAACTGATTGATTGCGTACGGTAGTTGAGTGGGGGTGCGCGAGGTCCGGGCGGACGAGGCGCACGTCGCGGGGGAGGCGGCGGGCCCGCCCGGGATCAGGTCACGTCGACCACCACCGAGTGCCATCCGGTGGCGCCGTCCGGCACGGTGCCGGCGCGCCGGGCGGTCTGGGTGGCGCCGGCCCCGTCGGTCGCCCGGACCTCCAGGGTGTGGCTGCCCGGGGTGGCCGGCCACTCCCACACCCACTGGCGCCAGACGTCCCGGCCGGCCCCCGGCGCGAGCCGCGCCGGATGCCACGGGCCGCCGTCCACCCGGACCTCGACCCGGGTGATCCCGCGGTGCTGGGCCCAGGCGACCCCGGCGACCGGCACCGTGCCCGCCTTCGGGGACGCGAAGGGGCGCGGGGTGTCGATGCGGGCCTGGGTCTTGATGGGCGCCCGCCGGGACCAGGACCGCTTCACCCAGTACGCGTCGTACGCGTCGAAGGTGGTCAGCTCGATGTCCTTGATCCACTTGCAGGCCGACACATATCCGTACAGGCCGGGTACGACCATCCGGACCGGGAAGCCGTGCGTGAAGGGCAGCGGCTCCCCGTTCATGCCGAAGGCGAGCAGGGCCTCGCGGCCGTCCATGACGTCCTCGACCGGGGTGCCGATCGTCATGCCGTCCACCGAACGCGCCACGAGCTGGTCGGCCCGTCCGCCCTCGGACGGCGGCCGCACCCCGGCCTCGCGCAGCAGGTCGGCGAGGCGCACGCCGAGCCACCGGGCGTTGCCGACGTACGGACCGCCCACCTCGTTCGAGACGCAGGTCAGCGTGATGTCGCGCTCGACGGCCCCGCGGCCCATCAGTTCCCGCAGACTGAGCGTCACGGGCCGGGACACGCCTTTCCCGTGGATCCGCAGCCGCCACGCCCCGGCGTCCACCCGCGGCACGACCAGGGCCGTGTCGACGCGGTAGAAGTCCTTGTTGGGCGTGACGAACGGGCTCAGCCCCCGGATCCCCAGCTCCGCGCCGGCCGGCACGGCGGGGGCGGGCGAGGCGGGCGCGGGGAGCTTCAGATCGCGCCGGGACGCCTCCGCCCCGGCCTGCACGGCCGAGGTGAGCCGCCGCCCCAGCAGCCCGGCCCCGGCGGAGGCCACCGCCGCGACGCCCGCCGCGACGACGAACCCGCGCCGGTCGAAGCCCCCGGCCGGCCGCTCCCCGTACGAGCGGGCCGGGTACAGCCGCCCGGACAGCAGATACAGCACCCCGGCACCGGCCAGCGCGCCCACCACGGAGGGCAGCGCGTCCGAGACCCGGCCCTCGGGCCGTCCGACCGCCGCCACCGCCCCGACCGCGCCGAAGACCAGCACGGCCGCCGAGCCGGCGATCCGGTGGCGGAGCGCCAGCAGCCCGACGGCCACGGCGAACAGCGCCAGGATCGCCAGGATGCCGAGCTCCAGGACCAGCTTGTCGTTGGTCCCGAAGTTCCGTACGGCGAAGTCCTTGAGCGCCGGGGGAGTGCGGTCGATCACCGCACTGCCCACCGCCGTCACCGGACCCGCCTCGGGCCGTACGACCGCCGCCGCCAGCTCGGCGACGGCGAGCGCGCTGAAGCCGGCGATCACCCCGCTGAGCGCGGCACAGGCCGCACGCAGCGCTCGGGACCGCCGGGGCTCGGTGGCCCCGGTCTCCGGATCGTTCCGCTCTTCACTCACGACGGGGATTCGGCGCCGGGTGCCGAGCGGATTGGTCTGTCACCCGATCGGATGAACGCAGGGTTCCGCCAATCCGACCAATGACCGGCAACGAATCACTTTCCAAAGAGGCATCCGCCGCCCCCTCCGTCCTCGGGGAAGGGCGTCGGGGCCAATCCGGAAGGAGCGCGATGAGCGACAGGCGGCGACGCACGGCCGTCGTGGGCAGCGGGGTGGCCGGGCTGACAGCCGCCCACATCCTGCGCAGAGCCCACGACGTGACGCTGTTCGAGGCGGACGACCGGGTGGGCGGCCACGCGCACACCCACGACCTGCCCGGGGCCGACGGCCGCGTCCACCGGGTCGACTCCGGCTTCATCGTGCACAACCGGCGCACCTACCCCCACCTGCTGCGGCTCTTCGCGGAACTCGGCGTGCCCACGCAGGAGTCGGAGATGAGCATGTCCGTCCGGTGCGAGGGATGCGGCCTGGAGTACGCGGGGGCCCGCGGCCCGGCCGGTCTCCTCGCCCGCCCGGCGTCCCTCCGCGACCCCGCCTACCCGCGGATGCTCGCCGCCGTGCCCCGCTTCCACCGGCTGGCCCGGCGGCTGCTGCGGGACGGCGGACCGGACGCGGACACGCTGACGCTGGGGGAGTTCGCGGCGCGCGGGCGCTTCTCGCCGTACTTCACCGCGCACTTCCTGACGCCCGTGGTGGCGGCGGTCTGGTCCTGCGACCCGGTGACCGCGATGCGCTACCCGGCCCGCTACCTCTTCCGCTTCCTCGACCACCACGGCATGCTCGCGATCGGCGGCTCCCCGGTCTGGCGCACCGTCACCGGAGGCTCCCGCGCCTACGTGGAGCGGGTGGCCAAACAGCTCTCCGCCGTCCGCACCGCCACCCCGGTCCGCAGCGTCCGCCGGCACGCCGACGGCGTCGAGATCACCACGGACGACGGCACCGCCGAACCCTTCGACCACGTCGTCGTCGCCACCCACCCCGACCAGGCCCTCCGCCTCCTCGCCGACCCGACCGAGGACGAGACCCGCACCCTGGGCGCCTTCCGCTACTCCCGCAACGCGACCCTGCTGCACACCGACACCCGGCTGCTGCCCACGGCGCCCGGAGCCCGCGCCTCCTGGAACTACCTGATGCCGGACTGCGCCGCCGACGCCTCCCACGTCACCGTCAGCTACGACATGAACCGGCTCCAGCGCCTCGACGCCCCGGAGACCTTCGTCGTCACGCTGAACGGCGCCGATCGCGTCGCCCCCGGACTCGTCCGGGCCCGCATGCTCTACGAACACCCCGTCTACACCCCGGAGTCCGTGGCCGCCCAGGCCCGCCTCCCCGCCCTGTCCGGGCCGGTCACCGCCTACGCGGGCGCCTACCACGGCTGGGGGTTCCACGAGGACGGCTGCCGCTCGGGCGCCGAGGCCGCGGCGGCCCTGGGGTGGACTGGTGAACGCCCTCTACCCGTGCACGATCACCCACATACGGACCGCGCCCAGCCGGTACGGCTTCCACCACCGCACCTACCTGTGGCTGACGGACCCCGACGGGCCCCCGCCGCTGCCGCCCGCCCTGCGCTTCCTCGCCCGCTTCGACGCCCGCGACCACTTCGGCGGCACCGCCCCGACCATCCGGGCCGGACTCGTCCGCTTCCTGGCCGCGCGCGGCATCGACCTCGCGGACGGCACCGTCCTCATGCTGAGCCAGGCCCGGGTCCTCGGCTACGTCTTCAACCCGCTGACCGTCTACTGGTGCCGGCGCGCCGACGGCACCCCGCTGTGCACGGTCGCGGAGGTCCACAACACGTACGGCGAACGCCACTGCTATCTGCTGCGCCCCGACGACCGGGGGCGGGCGGTCACCAGCAAGGAGTTCTACGTATCGCCGTTCTTCGGCACCGACGGCGGGTACTGGATGCGGCTGCCGGAACCCGGCCCCGAACTGCGCCTGACGGTCCACCTGGAGCGCGCGGGAACCCGCCCGTTCACCGCGACCGTCCGGGGTGAACGGCGCCCCGCGACCGCCCGCGTCCTGCTCGCCCTCGCCCTGCGGCACCCCTGGTCCACGGCCGTCGTCTCCGCCGCCATCCGGCTGCACGGCATACGCCTCTACCTGCGCGGGCTGCCCGTCCGGCCCCGCCCCCACCACCGCACCCAGGAAGGCATGCGATGACCGCCTCCACGTTCCGCACCCCGGCCGTGCCCGCCCCCGCCACGGGCCCCGGCATCGACCCGGCACGCTGGCCGGACGTCGTGACCCCGCCCCGCGCCTCCCGGCTGCGGACGGCCGTCGCCGAGCGGATCGTCCGGCGCGCCCTGGCCCGGCTGCCGCTGCGCGTCCGGCTCGGCGGGCGCGAGGACATCGGGCTCGGCGGGCCGCTGATGGACGTCCGCGACCCCGACGCCTTCTTCCGCAGGATCGGCGCGGCCGGGCTCATCGGCTTCGGCGAGTCGTACATGGCGGGGGAATGGGACGCGCCCGACCCCGTCGGCGTTCTGACGGTCCTGGCGGGAGAGGTCGCCACCCTGGTCCCGCGGCCCCTGCAACGGCTGCGCGGACTGTGGGCGCGCCGCCACCCGGAGGCCCAGACCGGAACCCGCGAAGGGGCCCGGACCAACATCAGCCACCACTACGACCTGTCCAACGACCTGTTCGCGCTCTTCCTGGACGAGACGCTCAGCTACTCCTCCGCGCTCTTCCGCGGCTTCCCCGCCGAACCGGCCCTCCTTCCCGCCGCCCAGCACCGCAAGATCGACCGGCTGCTCGACCTCGCCGCCGTCGGCCCCGGCACCCGGCTCCTGGAGATCGGCACCGGCTGGGGCGAACTCGCGATCCGCGCCGCCGCGCGCGGCGCCCACGTCGTCTCCGTCACCCTCTCCCGGGAACAGCGCGACCTGGCGCTCCGGCGGATCGCGGCGGCGGGCCACGCGGACCGGGTCGACGTCCGGCTGTGCGACTACCGGGACATCGGGGGGAGCTACGACGCGATCGTCAGCGTCGAGATGATCGAGGCGGTCGGCGCGGAGTTCTGGCCCGTCTACTTCCGCACCCTGGACCGGCTGCTCGGCCCCGGCGGCCGGATCGCGCTCCAGGCCATCACCATGCCCGACGACCGCATGCGGGCCGGCCGGTCCACCTTCACCTGGATCCAGAAGTACATCTTCCCGGGCGGCCAGCTGCCGTCCACCGAGGCCATCGACCGGGTGACGAGCGCCCACACCGGGCTGCGCGTGGAGCGTTCCGACGGCTTCGGCACGCACTACGCCGAAACGCTCAGGCTGTGGCGCGAACGCTTCACCGGAGAGGCGGAAGCCGTCGACGCCCTCGGCTTCGACGACACCTTCCGCCGCATGTGGACCCTCTACCTCGCCTACTCCGAAGCGGGCTTCCGCTCCGGCTACCTCGATGTGCGGCAGCTGCTGCTGACCCGTCAGGAACAGGAAACGGCATGACACTCACGGACAAGCGCCCCGCCCACGGGGCCGCCCAGCGCATCGAACCCCTGGCCGAGCAGCTGCTCGGCGGCCGGCTCCCGGTCCGGGTGCGCATGTGGGACGGCAGCGAGACCGGCGCCGCCGACGGCCCCTGATCCACGTCCGGGGCCGCCGCGCCCTGCGCCGCCTGCTGTGGGAACCGGGCGAACTCGGCCTCGCGGAGGCGTACATCACCGGGGACATCGACATCGAGGGCGACCTCGCCGAGGGCCTGCGGGCGGTGCGCCGCGCGGTGCGCGAGCGCGGGCTCGCCGCACCCCGGCCCCGTCTCGCCGACCGGCTCCGGGCGGCCGGCACCGCCCTGCGCCTGGGCGCCGCCGGGCCCCGGCCGCCCGTGCCCGCCGCCCGCGCCACCGGACTCGACGGCGCCCTGCACAGCAAGGCCCGCGACCGGGCCGCGATCAGCCACCACTACGACCTCTCCAACGCCTTCTACGCCCTCCTCTTGGACGACACGATGGCGTACTCCTGCGGCTACTGGACCAGCGACGACCCGGCGTACGGCCCCGCCGACGCGCAGCGCGACAAGCTGGAGCTGATCTGCGGGAAGCTGGGGCTGCGCCCCGGCGCGCGGCTGCTGGACATCGGCTGCGGCTGGGGCTCGCTGACGTTGTACGCGGCCCAGCGGCACGGCGTCCGGGTCACCGCGGTCACTCTCGCCGCCGAGCAGGCCGCGCATGTGCGCCGCCAGGTGACCGAACGCGGCCTGGACGACCTGGTCGAGGTGCGCTGCCGCGACTACCGGGACATCGCGGACGCCCCGGACCACGAGGGCGGCTACGACGCGGTTTCGACCATCGAGATGGGCGAGCACGTCGGGGACGCCCAGTACCCGGCCTTCGCGGCGACCCTGCACGGCATGGTCCGGCCGCGCGGCCGGGTGCTCGTCCAGCAGATGTCGCGCGGGCGGAACGCGCCGGGCGGCGGCGCGTTCATCGAGGCGTACATCGCGCCCGACATGCACATGCGGCCGCTCGGCGAGACCGTCGCGCTGCTCGAGGGCGCCGGTCTTGAGGTGCGCGACGTCCACGGGCTGCGGGAGCACTACGTCCGGACCGTCGACGCCTGGCGCCGGACCCTGGAGGAGAACGAGGCGCGGTTCACGGACCTGGTGGGGGAGGAGACCGTACGGGTGTGGCGGCTGTACCTGGCGGGCGGGGCACTCGCCTTCGCGGAGCGGCGGATGGGCGTGGACCAGATCCTCGCCGTACGGCCCGGCGGTGACGGGGAGTCCGGGATGCCGGCCACCCGCGAGGCGCTGCGCACGGCCGGGGACGCGTCATGAGCGGCTTCGCCTGGGAGGCGTTCGCGCGGGGCCTTGCGCCCTGCGCGGGCGCCGCGCTGGTCGTCCTGCTCGTCGCGTTCGCGGCCGGGGTGCGCCGGGGCATGCACCGGGGCGTGGACGTCGCCTGGGGGCTGGGCTTCGCCGCCGTCGCCCTCGTCTCGTACGGCCTGTCGGCGGGGGAGGGGGACGCCACCCGCAGGCTCCTCGTCACGGTGCTCACCGCGGTCTGGGGGGTGCGCCTGGCGTGGCACATCGCCCGGCGCGGACGCGGCCACGGCGAGGACCCGCGCTACGAGAAGATGCTCGCCAAGGCGCCGGGCAACCCGGACCTGTACGCCCTGCGGAAGGTGTACCTCCTCCAGGGCGCCCTGGTCTGGCTGATCTCGCTGCCCGTGCAGGCGGCCGGATACCTCACCGGGCCGGTGAACGCCCTCGCCTGGGCCGGGACCGCGCTCTGGGCGGTCGGCATGTTCTTCGAGGCGGTGGGCGACCACCAGCTGGCCCGGTTCAAGGCCGACCCGGACAACCGGGGCAGGATCATGGACCGGGGGCTGTGGTCCTGGACCCGGCACCCGAACTACTTCGGGGACTTCTGCGTCTGGTGGGGCCTGTTCCTGATCGTCTGCCAGGCCCCGGCCGCCGCCGCTGCCACGCTGGTGGCGCCCGCCCTGATGACGTATCTGCTCATCGGCGGCAGCGGCAAGGCCCTCCTGGAACGGCACATGGCCGACCGCCCGGGCTTCGCCGCGTACGCCGCGCGCACCAGCGGCTTCTTCCCGCGCCCGCCGCGCCGGGGCTGAACCGTGTGCCCGGGGGACCACTCCCGGGCACACGCCTCACGCCGGCAGCTCCATCAGCGCCACCGGGTCCGAGGTCGGCCGCGCCGAACCGCCCGCCGGCTCGACGGTGATGCCCATGCCCGTCGCCCCGTCGACCGGGCCGTCCAGCAGGGTGGTGTACGTGGTCGAGGACGGGCCGGAAGCCCGCATCAGGCCCGCCGAACGCATCGTGCCGCCGTCGTCGAACCACAGCTGGTACACCTTGCCGCTCGGGGCGCCGGCCAGCCCGGTGGCCAGGAACACCGCGCGGTCCTCGCTCCGGGAGACCACCACCGTGGCCTTCGCCCCGTCCTCCAGCGTGCCGGACGAGGTCTTCGCGTCGGGGGCGGCCAGCACCCGGGCCACCTGATCGGCCTGGCGGCGGGTGGCGTCCGCCTGCCGCTGGGCGTCTTCCGCCTCCTGGTGCTGCCACACGGCGATCCCGCCGAGTCCCACCGCCCCGGCCAGGCAGGCGGCGAGCGCGAACCGGGACCATCTCGCAGCCCCCGACCGCCGGTCCGACGTACGCCCGCGGCGGGAGACGGCCGGCGGCTCCTGGCGTACGGTCGTGATCTCCCGCAGCACCCGCTCCCGCAGCTCCCGGGGGCCGGGGCGGCGACGGCGAGGCCGAGCCGCGTCGCGGTCTCGGAGAGTTCGCGCACCTCGATGGAGCAGGCCTCGCAGTCGCCGAGGTGCCGTTCGAAGTCGCGGCGCTCGGTGTCCGGCAGCGCGTGCAGGGCGTAGGCGCCCGTCAGTGTGTGCAGTCCGGCGTCGGTCATGAGGTCACCCCCAGGCAGTCGCGCATCCGGATCAGCCCGTCGCGCAGTCGAGTCTTGATCGTGCCGAGCGGCACCGCCAGCAGTTCGGCCACCTCGCGATAGGTGAGCCCCCGGTAGTACGCCAGGGTGACGGACTCCCGCTGGAGCTCGGACAGCGTCCGCATGCAGCGGCGCACCTGCTCGCGTTCGAGCCGGGTCTCGACCTGTTCGGTGACCTCGTCGAAGGCGGGGGTGCGTTCGAGGAGGGCGGCCTTGTGCTCGCGGGCGGCCGACGCCTGCGCCGAGCGGACCCGGTCGACGGCGCGGCGGTGGGCGAGGGTCAGCACCCAGTTCATGGCGCTGCCCCGGGCTGCCTGGAAGCGGGACGCGGTGCGCCAGACCTCCACCAGGACCTCCTGGGCGACCTCCTCCGACTGGGCGGGGTCGCGCAGCACGCTGCGGACGAGCCCGAGCACCGGGCCG from Streptomyces drozdowiczii carries:
- a CDS encoding fasciclin domain-containing protein; protein product: MKVIHARRAAVALSAALVLPLALTACSDDSKDSASGSSASSAKAPASPSAEKSMDTDKPFGPACASVPKSGAGSFSGMAKDPVATAASHNPALSTLVTAVKKAGLVDTLNNAQNITVFAPTNDAFAKVPKADLDKLLADKAALTKVLTYHVVGQKLTPKQLEKGSFETLEKGELTTSGSDMAYTVNDSSKVVCGNVPTANATVYIVDTVLMPPAA
- a CDS encoding molybdopterin-dependent oxidoreductase — encoded protein: MRAACAALSGVIAGFSALAVAELAAAVVRPEAGPVTAVGSAVIDRTPPALKDFAVRNFGTNDKLVLELGILAILALFAVAVGLLALRHRIAGSAAVLVFGAVGAVAAVGRPEGRVSDALPSVVGALAGAGVLYLLSGRLYPARSYGERPAGGFDRRGFVVAAGVAAVASAGAGLLGRRLTSAVQAGAEASRRDLKLPAPASPAPAVPAGAELGIRGLSPFVTPNKDFYRVDTALVVPRVDAGAWRLRIHGKGVSRPVTLSLRELMGRGAVERDITLTCVSNEVGGPYVGNARWLGVRLADLLREAGVRPPSEGGRADQLVARSVDGMTIGTPVEDVMDGREALLAFGMNGEPLPFTHGFPVRMVVPGLYGYVSACKWIKDIELTTFDAYDAYWVKRSWSRRAPIKTQARIDTPRPFASPKAGTVPVAGVAWAQHRGITRVEVRVDGGPWHPARLAPGAGRDVWRQWVWEWPATPGSHTLEVRATDGAGATQTARRAGTVPDGATGWHSVVVDVT
- a CDS encoding DUF1365 domain-containing protein; this encodes MNALYPCTITHIRTAPSRYGFHHRTYLWLTDPDGPPPLPPALRFLARFDARDHFGGTAPTIRAGLVRFLAARGIDLADGTVLMLSQARVLGYVFNPLTVYWCRRADGTPLCTVAEVHNTYGERHCYLLRPDDRGRAVTSKEFYVSPFFGTDGGYWMRLPEPGPELRLTVHLERAGTRPFTATVRGERRPATARVLLALALRHPWSTAVVSAAIRLHGIRLYLRGLPVRPRPHHRTQEGMR
- a CDS encoding class I SAM-dependent methyltransferase, whose product is MTASTFRTPAVPAPATGPGIDPARWPDVVTPPRASRLRTAVAERIVRRALARLPLRVRLGGREDIGLGGPLMDVRDPDAFFRRIGAAGLIGFGESYMAGEWDAPDPVGVLTVLAGEVATLVPRPLQRLRGLWARRHPEAQTGTREGARTNISHHYDLSNDLFALFLDETLSYSSALFRGFPAEPALLPAAQHRKIDRLLDLAAVGPGTRLLEIGTGWGELAIRAAARGAHVVSVTLSREQRDLALRRIAAAGHADRVDVRLCDYRDIGGSYDAIVSVEMIEAVGAEFWPVYFRTLDRLLGPGGRIALQAITMPDDRMRAGRSTFTWIQKYIFPGGQLPSTEAIDRVTSAHTGLRVERSDGFGTHYAETLRLWRERFTGEAEAVDALGFDDTFRRMWTLYLAYSEAGFRSGYLDVRQLLLTRQEQETA
- a CDS encoding DUF1295 domain-containing protein gives rise to the protein MSGFAWEAFARGLAPCAGAALVVLLVAFAAGVRRGMHRGVDVAWGLGFAAVALVSYGLSAGEGDATRRLLVTVLTAVWGVRLAWHIARRGRGHGEDPRYEKMLAKAPGNPDLYALRKVYLLQGALVWLISLPVQAAGYLTGPVNALAWAGTALWAVGMFFEAVGDHQLARFKADPDNRGRIMDRGLWSWTRHPNYFGDFCVWWGLFLIVCQAPAAAAATLVAPALMTYLLIGGSGKALLERHMADRPGFAAYAARTSGFFPRPPRRG
- a CDS encoding sigma-70 family RNA polymerase sigma factor, encoding MKEAVYISGTASAGPDLQELMGRVARGDQDAFAQVYDAVSGPVLGLVRSVLRDPAQSEEVAQEVLVEVWRTASRFQAARGSAMNWVLTLAHRRAVDRVRSAQASAAREHKAALLERTPAFDEVTEQVETRLEREQVRRCMRTLSELQRESVTLAYYRGLTYREVAELLAVPLGTIKTRLRDGLIRMRDCLGVTS